A part of Amycolatopsis lurida genomic DNA contains:
- a CDS encoding DUF2334 domain-containing protein, with translation MTGKRKGHRRRRTPAGLRFAALAVVVATGLVMLVVYTRPASAILASPAAAPVSLGDRLAMGSEVGSPGPGGNRDHRTLVVYDAGERDAPNPPASADEAGMAEAHAMQTANLVSRAGSWTMRAAADYRAGEIGGYQALVYVGAISEAALPAALLTDVAAAKVPVIWMGENIHRLAEHDPGITARWGWTPVGRTPTSPTEVRYKNVPLERNPEIGSVPLVRRENPAVNEVLADGVTGGEHTPWAVRSGTFTYLAEAPFSYVNEGDRYLAAADILLGTLAPKTAERHRALVRIEDIGPRTDPGQIRRIADLLGGQGIPFSLAVYPYYADPHGVANGGRPTFARLVDSPALVDALHHAIRRGGTMIMHGYSHQFEEMANPYGGASSADYEFYTAIVDQNNHVVETGPVPGDSAEWFRGRIATGLGEFRRVGLPEPEVFEFPHYGGSAVDYKEVSSHFAARYDQGSYFAGYCPRGACGSTSTVSYQNKYGQYFPYPVRDVYGAVVIPENLDHIAPEPFNQHPARLPADLLADGAKSKVVRDNVASFFFHPFLPLEHLSTVVLGLRAQGYEFTTASEVARG, from the coding sequence ATGACCGGGAAGCGGAAGGGACACCGGCGCCGTCGAACGCCCGCCGGGCTGAGGTTCGCGGCGCTGGCCGTCGTCGTCGCGACCGGGCTGGTGATGCTGGTCGTGTACACGCGCCCGGCGAGCGCGATCCTGGCGTCGCCGGCGGCCGCGCCGGTCTCGCTCGGCGACCGGCTGGCGATGGGCAGCGAGGTCGGCAGTCCGGGGCCCGGCGGGAACCGCGACCACCGGACGCTGGTGGTCTACGACGCGGGCGAGCGGGACGCGCCGAACCCGCCCGCGAGCGCGGACGAGGCCGGAATGGCCGAGGCGCACGCGATGCAGACCGCGAACCTGGTTTCGCGGGCGGGCAGCTGGACGATGCGTGCCGCGGCCGACTACCGGGCCGGCGAAATCGGCGGATACCAGGCGCTGGTCTACGTCGGCGCGATCAGCGAGGCCGCACTGCCCGCCGCGTTGCTCACGGACGTGGCGGCCGCGAAGGTGCCGGTCATCTGGATGGGCGAGAACATCCATCGCCTGGCGGAACACGACCCCGGCATCACCGCGCGCTGGGGATGGACGCCGGTGGGCCGCACCCCGACCTCGCCGACCGAGGTCCGCTACAAGAACGTGCCGCTCGAACGCAACCCCGAGATCGGCTCGGTTCCGTTGGTACGCCGGGAAAACCCGGCGGTCAACGAAGTGCTCGCGGACGGCGTGACGGGCGGGGAGCACACTCCGTGGGCAGTGCGCTCCGGGACTTTCACCTACCTCGCGGAAGCGCCGTTCTCCTATGTCAACGAGGGAGACCGGTACCTCGCCGCCGCCGACATCCTGCTCGGCACACTCGCTCCGAAGACCGCGGAACGGCACCGCGCGCTCGTGCGGATCGAGGACATCGGGCCGCGTACCGACCCCGGCCAGATCCGCCGGATCGCCGATCTCCTCGGCGGGCAGGGGATTCCGTTCTCCCTCGCGGTTTATCCGTACTACGCGGACCCGCACGGCGTCGCCAACGGCGGCAGGCCGACCTTCGCCCGGCTCGTGGACAGCCCGGCCTTGGTCGACGCCCTGCACCACGCGATCCGGCGCGGCGGGACGATGATCATGCACGGCTACAGCCATCAGTTCGAGGAGATGGCGAACCCTTACGGCGGGGCGAGCTCCGCGGATTACGAGTTCTACACGGCGATCGTGGACCAGAACAACCATGTCGTGGAGACCGGCCCGGTCCCCGGCGATTCCGCCGAATGGTTCCGCGGGCGGATCGCCACCGGGCTCGGCGAGTTCCGCCGGGTCGGGCTGCCGGAGCCGGAAGTGTTCGAGTTCCCGCATTACGGCGGTTCCGCGGTGGACTACAAAGAGGTCAGCTCGCATTTCGCGGCGCGCTACGACCAGGGCAGCTACTTCGCGGGATACTGCCCCCGCGGCGCCTGCGGGTCCACCTCGACCGTGTCCTATCAGAACAAGTACGGTCAGTATTTCCCGTACCCGGTAAGGGATGTCTACGGCGCGGTGGTGATCCCGGAGAATCTGGACCATATCGCGCCGGAACCGTTCAACCAGCATCCGGCCCGGCTGCCCGCGGACCTGCTCGCCGACGGTGCGAAGTCCAAAGTGGTCCGAGACAACGTGGCGAGCTTCTTCTTCCACCCGTTCCTGCCGCTGGAACACCTGAGCACGGTCGTCCTCGGCCTCCGGGCGCAGGGATACGAGTTCACCACCGCCAGCGAGGTCGCCCGCGGTTGA
- the wecB gene encoding non-hydrolyzing UDP-N-acetylglucosamine 2-epimerase, producing MVWNEQGTDVTRPRVWLVMGTRPEAIKLAPVAGAIAAAGRMEPVLVATGQHPAMVDQALETFGARADVTLPLHRRDGGQPELLGQMLTGLDELADREPPAVVVVQGDTTTTLAGTLAAFWRRIPVVHLEAGLRSFDLAAPFPEELNRRLVTQAASLHLPPTPAAAENLSRELVPAERIVVTGNTSVDAIRAIADRGAVDYRDERVAAAVEAATRGKPLVLVTAHRRESWGEPLRQVLRAVAELVARHPEVHVVLPAHPNPAVRELVGAELGDVPRVVVTEPLRYDELAGALAAATLVLSDSGGIQEEAPTFGVPVLVLREVTERREAVHAGCARLVGTDRELIVRTASELLADPRARAAMMSNGNPFGDGKAASRTELALARLLGLSTEPVEEFAVLSGGVLV from the coding sequence ATGGTTTGGAATGAACAAGGAACCGACGTGACCCGGCCGCGGGTGTGGCTTGTGATGGGGACCCGGCCGGAGGCGATCAAATTGGCGCCGGTCGCCGGGGCGATCGCCGCGGCGGGCCGGATGGAACCCGTGCTGGTCGCCACCGGGCAGCATCCGGCGATGGTCGATCAGGCACTGGAGACGTTCGGTGCCCGCGCGGACGTCACGTTGCCGTTGCACCGCCGCGACGGTGGCCAGCCCGAACTGCTCGGCCAGATGCTGACCGGTCTGGACGAGCTCGCCGACCGTGAACCGCCCGCGGTGGTGGTGGTCCAGGGGGACACCACGACCACCCTGGCCGGCACACTCGCCGCGTTCTGGCGCCGGATACCCGTGGTGCATCTGGAAGCGGGCCTGCGCTCGTTCGATCTGGCCGCGCCCTTCCCGGAGGAGCTGAACCGGCGGTTGGTCACCCAGGCCGCGTCCCTGCATCTGCCGCCGACGCCTGCCGCGGCCGAGAACCTGTCGCGTGAACTGGTCCCCGCCGAGCGGATCGTGGTCACCGGCAACACTTCGGTGGACGCGATCCGCGCGATCGCCGACCGCGGGGCGGTGGACTACCGCGACGAGCGGGTCGCCGCGGCCGTGGAGGCGGCCACCCGTGGCAAGCCGCTGGTGCTGGTGACCGCGCACCGCCGTGAATCCTGGGGCGAACCCCTGCGCCAGGTGCTGCGCGCGGTCGCCGAACTGGTCGCCCGGCATCCCGAAGTGCACGTGGTCCTGCCCGCGCACCCGAATCCGGCCGTTCGTGAGCTGGTCGGTGCCGAGCTGGGCGACGTGCCTCGCGTGGTGGTCACCGAGCCGCTGCGCTACGACGAACTCGCCGGCGCGCTCGCGGCGGCCACGCTGGTCCTGTCCGACTCCGGCGGGATCCAGGAGGAGGCCCCGACCTTCGGGGTGCCGGTGCTGGTGTTGCGAGAGGTCACCGAACGGAGGGAAGCGGTGCACGCGGGCTGTGCGCGGCTGGTCGGCACCGACCGCGAGCTGATCGTGCGGACGGCGTCGGAACTCCTCGCCGACCCGCGGGCCAGGGCGGCCATGATGAGCAACGGCAATCCGTTCGGCGACGGAAAGGCTGCGTCGCGTACCGAGCTCGCGCTGGCCCGGTTGCTCGGCCTGAGCACCGAGCCGGTGGAGGAGTTCGCCGTGCTTTCGGGGGGTGTACTGGTATGA
- a CDS encoding glycosyltransferase family 2 protein codes for METSLSVIATIMVGVLIWWPLQNLVLAVFAWRSPQRPRSVRRTPDPVPFWIVIPALNEERVIANTVRNALATGTRYTPVRVVVVDDASDDATPHILAGIRDPRLHVLRRELPMARQGKGEGLNTAYRYILDIARREGTIEQTIVGIVDGDGRCSEGMLDEIAELMAEKSVGAVQCRVRIHNRHKTLALLQDLEFGAIADSAQSLRDLVGSVGLGGNGQFTRLSVLARFHPGPWSACLVEDLELGLRLHLDGIRVRYTKSAWVTQQGLTDVKRLLRQRTRWAQGNLQCFRHLRRLTTSRFVSGFGLTDFLIYLLSPWLTVPMSLLLVGLVAASAVALATGSTLGGLVATVDTLPTSAAMLVGLAMLPSLLWGLVYWVRLRDENIFRCLFAGLLYPWFLALGIIATWRALFRLLSGRNGWAKTERLAEDGQAAPSVPMSVPMPVPMPAPASVPLPLPRPTTPPATVDPSVTQPIPAEVLSAAERTRPVPHPLAEAEPTQRLERV; via the coding sequence ATGGAAACCAGCCTGTCCGTCATCGCGACCATCATGGTCGGCGTCCTGATCTGGTGGCCGCTGCAGAACCTCGTCCTGGCGGTGTTCGCCTGGCGGTCCCCGCAACGACCACGCAGTGTGCGCCGGACGCCGGATCCGGTGCCGTTCTGGATCGTCATCCCGGCACTGAACGAGGAACGCGTCATCGCGAACACGGTGCGCAACGCGCTGGCCACCGGAACGCGGTACACGCCGGTGCGGGTCGTCGTCGTGGACGACGCCTCCGACGACGCGACACCGCATATTCTGGCCGGTATCAGGGATCCGCGGCTGCATGTACTGCGCCGCGAGCTCCCGATGGCCCGGCAAGGCAAGGGCGAGGGCCTCAACACCGCGTACCGCTACATCCTCGACATCGCCCGCAGGGAGGGCACGATCGAGCAGACGATCGTCGGGATCGTGGACGGCGACGGCCGCTGCAGCGAAGGGATGCTCGACGAGATCGCCGAGCTGATGGCGGAGAAATCGGTCGGTGCCGTGCAATGCCGCGTGCGCATCCACAACCGGCACAAAACGCTGGCGCTGCTCCAAGACCTGGAATTCGGTGCCATCGCCGACTCCGCGCAGTCCTTGCGGGACCTGGTCGGCAGTGTCGGGCTGGGCGGCAACGGCCAGTTCACCCGGCTGTCCGTCCTCGCCCGGTTCCACCCGGGACCGTGGTCGGCCTGCCTTGTCGAGGACCTGGAACTGGGTCTGCGCCTGCACCTGGACGGGATCCGCGTGCGCTATACGAAATCCGCGTGGGTCACCCAGCAGGGACTGACCGACGTGAAAAGGTTGCTGCGTCAGCGAACCCGGTGGGCGCAAGGGAATCTGCAATGTTTCCGGCACCTTCGCAGGCTGACGACGTCGAGGTTCGTCAGCGGCTTCGGCCTCACCGACTTCCTGATCTACCTGCTCTCGCCCTGGCTGACCGTGCCCATGTCGCTGCTGCTGGTCGGGCTGGTCGCGGCGTCCGCGGTGGCGCTGGCCACCGGAAGCACGCTCGGCGGGCTGGTGGCCACAGTGGACACTCTGCCGACGTCGGCCGCGATGCTGGTGGGGCTGGCCATGCTGCCGAGCCTGCTCTGGGGACTGGTCTACTGGGTCCGGCTCCGCGACGAGAACATCTTTCGCTGCCTGTTCGCCGGGTTGCTCTACCCGTGGTTCCTGGCGCTGGGCATCATCGCGACGTGGCGAGCACTGTTCCGGCTGCTGTCCGGACGCAACGGCTGGGCCAAGACCGAACGGCTGGCCGAAGACGGCCAGGCCGCGCCGTCAGTGCCGATGTCAGTGCCGATGCCGGTGCCGATGCCCGCACCCGCCTCCGTGCCGCTCCCGCTGCCGCGCCCGACCACTCCACCGGCGACGGTCGATCCCAGCGTCACCCAGCCGATCCCCGCGGAGGTCCTGTCCGCCGCCGAGCGGACCCGGCCGGTGCCGCATCCACTGGCCGAAGCCGAACCGACACAGCGACTGGAGCGAGTGTGA